CCTGACCGCCGCCGGCATCGACTGCTGCGTGCTGGCCAACAACCACGTTCTGGACTGGGGTCGAGCCGGGCTCCTCCAAACCCTCGCCACCCTCCGCGGTGCGGGCCTCGCCACGGCCGGCGCCGGAGAGAACGTAGCCGAGGCGATGGCGCCGGCGCGACTCGAGATCGCGAGCGGGCAGCGGGTGCTCCTGTGGGCCTGGGGAGCCGCGACCAGCGGTATCCCGCGGAGCTGGAAAGCAAGTGAATCGAAGCCGGGAGTTGCCCTTCTGCCCGACCTTTCGATCGAAACCGCCCGCAGCATTGGAGCCGCGATCCGCGAAGTCCGGCGGCCCGGGGATCTGGTGGTCGTTTCGATCCATTGGGGAGGCAACTGGGGATACGCAGTTCCAGCGGCGCACAGGCAGTTCGCCCGGGCACTCATCGACGAGGGCGACGTCGACCTCATCCACGGGCACTCCTCCCATCACCCCAAGGGCATCGAGATCTACCGGGAGCGCCCGATCCTCTATGGCTGCGGCGATTTCATCAACGACTACGAGGGCATCAGCGGCTACGAGGAACTTCGCAGCGAGCTCGTCCTCGGCTACCTCGCGACACTCGACCCCGCCTCCCACCGCCTCGCAGCACTCGAGCTGCTCCCCTTCCGCATGCGGCGGTTCCGGCTCGAGCGCGCCGCGCCCGAAGAAGTCCACTGGCTCCGTGACACGCTCGACCGAGAGAGCTCAGCGCTCGGAGCAGGGGTCGTCGCCGACCCCGACGGCCGCCTCATGCTTCGGTGGTGATCGGATACCGTCATTGTGGGGTAACCGGGGACCGTCATTGTGGGGTAACCGGGGGCCGTCATTCTGAGCGGAGCGAAGAATCCCTTGCTCCCCTTGCTCCCCTTACTCCCATTGCTACCCGACTCCCCTTCCCCTACAATCCACAGCGCAAAAGAGATCGGCG
The window above is part of the bacterium genome. Proteins encoded here:
- a CDS encoding CapA family protein: EVERCRPDLRIINLETSVTTSSDWQLKGINYRMHPDNVACLTAAGIDCCVLANNHVLDWGRAGLLQTLATLRGAGLATAGAGENVAEAMAPARLEIASGQRVLLWAWGAATSGIPRSWKASESKPGVALLPDLSIETARSIGAAIREVRRPGDLVVVSIHWGGNWGYAVPAAHRQFARALIDEGDVDLIHGHSSHHPKGIEIYRERPILYGCGDFINDYEGISGYEELRSELVLGYLATLDPASHRLAALELLPFRMRRFRLERAAPEEVHWLRDTLDRESSALGAGVVADPDGRLMLRW